One Methanobacterium sp. genomic region harbors:
- a CDS encoding MDR family MFS transporter, giving the protein MNYESQYNLAKDKIIMIMAGLMVGLLVAAFDYSIMATAMPKVINSLQGMEYYVWPFTFYMLTSTIAIIIFGKLSDIYGRKHVLIAGIIIFVVTSVMCGFATSMFELIIFRGLQGIGGGILISLPFIVVGEIFSPRERAKYMGILASVFGLADVLGPILGGVITDNLGWRVVFFVNVPVGIAAVALILYSLPNFKLDCVKKVIDYAGIVTFTLTLSSLFLAVTLAGDLNKYPLVEIAGLLVFSGIMFILFILAEGKAAEPILPLRLFKNSIFSVSAVESFLASALMFSGVIYVPLFAQGVLGMSATNAGFLMIPMSLSLTMASIITGQIISTTGKYKNLVIAEFIITGIGVVLLATMNTSTSPYELIAYSTILGIGSGMAYNIFNVAVQNAFTLRDIGIVTASMRFFRNIGTIIFVPVFGFIMNFTLEITVTLGKAQALVLSIQNIFLAAIVLAFAGLIIAFLLKEIPLSGDAPVTQEEVSGECIEKVK; this is encoded by the coding sequence ATGAATTATGAAAGCCAGTATAACCTTGCTAAAGATAAAATAATCATGATCATGGCCGGATTAATGGTGGGGCTCCTTGTAGCCGCCTTTGATTACTCAATTATGGCTACAGCCATGCCAAAAGTTATTAACAGCCTGCAGGGAATGGAATACTATGTGTGGCCCTTTACATTTTACATGTTAACATCCACCATTGCAATAATCATTTTTGGTAAATTATCGGATATTTACGGCAGGAAACATGTTTTAATTGCGGGAATTATCATATTTGTTGTAACTTCGGTCATGTGCGGTTTTGCAACTAGTATGTTTGAACTGATTATATTCCGGGGGCTTCAGGGAATTGGTGGTGGGATTTTAATATCTCTCCCATTTATTGTAGTTGGAGAAATTTTCTCTCCGAGGGAAAGGGCCAAATATATGGGAATACTTGCATCAGTATTTGGACTTGCAGATGTTTTGGGGCCGATTCTTGGGGGTGTAATTACAGATAATTTGGGATGGAGAGTGGTTTTTTTTGTAAATGTTCCTGTTGGAATTGCTGCTGTAGCGTTAATTCTTTATTCGCTTCCAAATTTCAAACTGGATTGTGTTAAAAAGGTCATTGACTATGCAGGGATCGTTACATTTACATTAACTTTAAGTTCGCTGTTTCTGGCAGTAACACTTGCAGGAGATCTAAATAAATACCCATTAGTTGAGATAGCCGGACTTCTTGTATTTTCAGGAATCATGTTTATACTGTTCATCTTGGCTGAGGGAAAAGCTGCAGAACCTATTTTACCGTTGAGATTATTCAAAAATTCAATATTCAGTGTTTCAGCAGTAGAGAGTTTTTTAGCAAGTGCACTGATGTTTTCTGGGGTAATTTACGTTCCATTATTTGCACAGGGTGTTTTAGGAATGAGCGCTACAAATGCAGGTTTCCTCATGATCCCCATGTCCTTAAGCCTTACAATGGCCTCAATAATTACTGGACAAATCATATCCACGACAGGGAAATATAAAAATCTTGTAATTGCTGAATTTATTATAACCGGAATAGGGGTTGTACTTCTTGCTACAATGAATACTAGTACGTCTCCTTACGAGCTAATTGCATATTCGACAATTCTTGGTATTGGTTCTGGAATGGCATATAATATATTCAATGTGGCGGTGCAGAATGCATTTACACTACGGGATATAGGTATTGTAACAGCTTCAATGCGGTTTTTCAGGAACATAGGTACTATAATATTTGTTCCAGTATTTGGGTTTATAATGAATTTCACTTTAGAAATTACAGTTACCCTGGGTAAAGCTCAAGCTTTAGTACTTTCTATCCAGAATATTTTCCTTGCAGCCATAGTGCTGGCATTTGCAGGATTGATTATCGCGTTCTTACTTAAAGAAATACCTTTAAGTGGAGATGCACCGGTAACTCAAGAAGAAGTTTCTGGGGAGTGTATAGAAAAAGTAAAATAA
- a CDS encoding acetate uptake transporter, translating to MAFGLTTVLLNFHNAGFYELNSMILAMGFAYGGIAQIIASLMEYRNGNTFAMVAFGSYGLFWWSFVFLLIIPKLNLGAAPDAASLAAYLFMWGLFTIIMFIGTLKISRGLQVVFFSLAILFFLLSAGEITGNSMITLIAGYEGIFTGFSAIYVGLAEVLNELYGKKVLPT from the coding sequence ATAGCATTTGGACTGACCACAGTTCTCTTGAATTTCCATAATGCGGGATTTTACGAGTTAAACAGTATGATACTTGCTATGGGATTTGCTTATGGTGGAATAGCTCAAATTATTGCAAGTTTAATGGAATACCGAAACGGCAACACATTTGCTATGGTTGCATTTGGATCATACGGGCTGTTCTGGTGGTCCTTCGTGTTCTTGCTGATAATACCAAAATTGAACCTTGGAGCTGCACCAGATGCAGCATCACTTGCAGCGTATCTATTCATGTGGGGACTTTTCACCATTATAATGTTTATAGGAACGTTAAAAATAAGCAGGGGATTACAGGTAGTATTCTTCAGCCTGGCTATACTATTTTTCCTGCTATCTGCAGGAGAAATTACGGGGAACTCAATGATAACTTTAATTGCAGGATATGAAGGAATATTTACGGGATTTAGCGCAATATACGTTGGGCTTGCAGAGGTGCTTAATGAACTTTATGGAAAAAAAGTCTTACCCACATAA
- a CDS encoding CPBP family glutamic-type intramembrane protease, with amino-acid sequence MKTNWKLFIILLIASIFGTIAVFPYTLTLEGSVLQNLQVPLYAFLTGQIIQTTIMFAVVILIGLFLAKKVGLGLPILEGWLEGRKVKGYLKSILGISIGLGILAGFLIIGLDYLFSFAGATINVAQASINPPVWQGFLASFYGGINEEILLRLFLMTLLVWIFFKIKKTSDGKPTKTGMWLAIILAAVFFGIGHLPAVMTITALTPLVVVRTIILNAAGGIIFGWLYWKKGLESAMISHFSADIVLHVIVPFLVLM; translated from the coding sequence ATGAAAACCAACTGGAAATTGTTTATAATTTTACTAATTGCAAGTATATTTGGGACAATAGCTGTATTTCCCTACACGTTGACATTAGAGGGAAGTGTACTCCAGAACTTACAGGTACCTTTATACGCGTTCTTAACCGGTCAAATCATACAGACTACAATTATGTTTGCTGTTGTTATTCTTATTGGTCTTTTCCTCGCTAAGAAGGTCGGACTTGGCCTTCCAATTCTAGAAGGTTGGCTTGAAGGTAGAAAAGTGAAAGGTTACCTGAAATCAATACTTGGAATATCTATTGGGCTTGGAATACTGGCAGGGTTTCTGATAATCGGGCTCGACTATTTGTTTTCCTTTGCAGGCGCAACAATTAATGTGGCTCAAGCTTCAATTAACCCTCCCGTATGGCAGGGGTTCCTGGCATCATTTTACGGCGGAATAAATGAAGAAATCCTGTTAAGATTGTTCTTAATGACCCTTCTTGTATGGATATTCTTTAAAATTAAGAAAACAAGCGACGGAAAACCAACAAAAACAGGAATGTGGCTGGCCATTATTTTAGCTGCAGTTTTCTTCGGTATTGGCCACCTACCTGCCGTAATGACTATAACGGCACTTACACCCCTGGTGGTTGTACGCACTATCATTTTAAACGCTGCAGGTGGAATTATATTTGGATGGCTTTACTGGAAGAAAGGGCTTGAATCTGCTATGATATCTCACTTTTCAGCAGATATCGTGCTGCACGTAATCGTGCCTTTCTTGGTGTTGATGTAA
- a CDS encoding class I SAM-dependent methyltransferase, translating into MDFEKYSKNSTQFYSEVIPSILLKFVKNIKWDSYIDLGCGDGSLLYALNNKGFFDGKNVYAVDLSQLRIDKVKKINEDFICYISDTCNLKDIKDGSIDFVTTTQVIEHVEDDEAMIKEIRRILNSNGIVYLSTVFKKRYAWYFYRCNGKWTLDPTHVREYTKDSQLLDIIQNNGFKIVYNNKSLIKMSIIDFILRKMGSKRNVFQNSFLAYLRKISIPIFGYYNWEVILESKSEPHM; encoded by the coding sequence ATGGACTTTGAGAAATATTCAAAAAATAGTACACAATTTTATAGTGAAGTAATACCATCTATACTTTTAAAATTTGTTAAAAATATAAAATGGGATTCATATATAGATTTAGGCTGTGGTGATGGTTCATTATTATATGCCCTTAATAACAAAGGGTTTTTTGATGGAAAAAATGTGTATGCTGTTGATTTGTCCCAATTACGAATTGATAAAGTCAAAAAAATAAATGAAGATTTTATTTGTTATATCTCAGATACCTGTAACCTTAAAGATATTAAGGATGGTAGTATCGATTTTGTTACGACTACTCAAGTTATAGAGCATGTTGAAGATGATGAAGCAATGATTAAAGAAATTAGGAGAATATTAAATAGCAATGGAATTGTTTACCTTTCAACAGTTTTCAAAAAAAGATATGCATGGTATTTTTATAGATGTAATGGCAAATGGACTTTAGATCCAACACATGTACGAGAATATACGAAAGACAGTCAACTATTAGATATTATCCAGAATAATGGTTTTAAAATAGTATATAACAACAAATCATTAATTAAAATGTCGATAATTGATTTTATTCTTCGTAAAATGGGTTCTAAAAGAAATGTTTTTCAAAATTCTTTTTTAGCTTATCTTAGAAAAATAAGTATTCCTATATTTGGATATTATAACTGGGAAGTTATACTCGAATCTAAAAGTGAACCACATATGTAG
- a CDS encoding MarR family transcriptional regulator produces the protein MNDDDIRVVTALFDVINNKLSKASQETLLKIYKNLTIAEASAIYAIGPDEPKTMKQIAETLGVAVSTPTRTIDRLLEKGFVNRKVGENDRRKLLIELTPKGKKLLLDIDKENLEITKKMLNGLSDEEIETFKEILFKISENIE, from the coding sequence ATGAATGATGATGATATAAGGGTAGTTACAGCTCTTTTTGATGTAATAAACAATAAATTGAGTAAAGCAAGTCAAGAAACATTGTTAAAAATTTATAAGAATTTAACTATAGCTGAGGCAAGTGCAATTTATGCAATAGGGCCTGATGAGCCTAAAACTATGAAACAAATTGCCGAAACACTGGGTGTTGCAGTGAGTACTCCAACAAGGACTATAGATAGGCTGTTAGAAAAAGGGTTCGTAAACAGGAAAGTAGGAGAAAACGACCGTAGAAAACTTTTAATTGAATTAACTCCTAAAGGTAAAAAATTATTATTGGACATCGATAAAGAAAATTTAGAAATCACTAAAAAAATGTTAAATGGTCTTAGTGATGAAGAAATAGAAACCTTTAAAGAAATACTGTTTAAAATAAGTGAAAATATTGAATAA
- a CDS encoding tautomerase family protein: MPLVKIEILKGKSEEHKKAILDGIHDALVQAIKIHDYDRFQRLYELNKNNFEYPETKTDNVTLIEITMFQGRSLAAKKELYKAITYNLAQNPGIDGNDITIVICEPSLENWGVKGGKPADEVDLGFEIEV, from the coding sequence ATGCCACTGGTTAAAATAGAAATACTAAAAGGAAAATCCGAGGAGCATAAAAAAGCCATATTAGACGGAATTCATGATGCTCTGGTTCAGGCCATAAAAATACATGACTACGATAGGTTTCAACGATTATATGAACTCAATAAAAACAACTTTGAGTATCCAGAAACTAAAACAGACAACGTCACATTAATTGAAATTACAATGTTTCAGGGAAGATCCCTTGCGGCCAAAAAAGAGCTTTACAAAGCCATAACTTATAATTTAGCCCAAAATCCAGGAATAGATGGCAATGACATTACAATTGTCATATGTGAGCCGTCTCTAGAAAATTGGGGAGTTAAAGGTGGGAAGCCAGCTGATGAAGTCGATTTAGGGTTTGAAATTGAAGTTTAA
- a CDS encoding DUF3887 domain-containing protein: MNSFEDLKETAQNFIGLLLAGDFTSAASKFDDQMKIALNEAKLQEIWINAIGEAGALLQINTPKTVEVESYRIVTIPCSFQRSIIDVQMAFNKEGQISGLNFIPTSMEYHAPDYVEKSTFHEVDVTIGEGKWALPGTLTVPDSSGPFPGLVLVHGSGPNDRDETIGPNKIFKDIAWGLASEGIAVLRYDKRTFVHAKKLTPDLVDEMTAKEEVIDDAMLAANLMRKTEGINPKRVFLLGHSLGATLAPRISQQDDELAGIIIMAGMTRSIEEAILDQFTYLYSLDGNITEQQKAELDDLKEKVDKLKDPEFIENISRQDLPLAMPVAYWKDLHNYDPVNTVKNLNTSILVLQGGRDYQVLESKDFKGWKDVLNNKENAALKVFPELNHLFIAGEGKSSPQEYMVEGHVEKEVIDSIAEWIK, translated from the coding sequence ATGAATTCATTTGAAGATTTAAAAGAAACAGCACAAAATTTCATTGGCCTGCTGCTTGCAGGTGATTTTACATCTGCCGCCAGTAAATTCGATGACCAGATGAAAATTGCCTTAAATGAGGCCAAATTACAAGAAATATGGATAAATGCAATAGGGGAAGCAGGAGCTCTACTGCAGATAAATACGCCGAAGACAGTCGAAGTAGAAAGTTACAGGATTGTTACTATTCCATGCAGTTTTCAAAGATCTATAATTGATGTACAGATGGCTTTTAACAAAGAGGGTCAGATCAGCGGGTTAAACTTTATTCCAACAAGTATGGAATATCATGCACCTGACTATGTTGAAAAATCTACGTTTCATGAGGTTGATGTGACTATTGGTGAAGGTAAATGGGCACTGCCTGGAACTTTAACAGTACCTGACAGTTCTGGACCTTTTCCCGGCTTAGTACTGGTACATGGTTCCGGTCCAAATGATAGAGACGAAACAATTGGCCCCAACAAAATATTTAAAGACATTGCATGGGGTTTAGCTTCAGAAGGCATTGCGGTGCTTCGATATGATAAAAGAACTTTCGTACACGCCAAAAAGTTAACACCTGATCTGGTGGATGAAATGACTGCTAAAGAAGAAGTAATAGACGATGCAATGCTTGCCGCCAATCTAATGCGCAAAACAGAAGGCATAAACCCTAAACGTGTGTTCTTACTTGGGCACAGCCTGGGGGCCACACTAGCTCCACGTATAAGTCAACAGGATGATGAATTAGCTGGGATAATAATCATGGCAGGCATGACTCGTTCAATAGAAGAAGCAATTTTAGACCAGTTTACTTACCTGTATAGTTTAGATGGTAATATAACCGAACAGCAAAAGGCTGAACTTGATGATTTAAAAGAAAAAGTGGACAAATTGAAGGACCCGGAATTTATAGAAAACATTTCAAGACAGGACTTACCTTTAGCAATGCCTGTTGCTTACTGGAAAGATTTACACAACTATGACCCAGTAAATACTGTTAAAAATTTAAATACGTCAATTTTAGTTCTTCAAGGCGGGCGCGATTACCAGGTACTTGAATCTAAAGATTTTAAAGGGTGGAAAGATGTCCTTAATAACAAGGAGAATGCTGCTTTAAAAGTATTCCCAGAGTTAAACCATTTGTTCATAGCTGGTGAGGGCAAATCAAGTCCCCAGGAGTACATGGTTGAAGGTCATGTCGAAAAAGAGGTAATAGATTCCATTGCGGAGTGGATAAAATAA
- a CDS encoding TetR/AcrR family transcriptional regulator: protein MSLAKWKEREREQRQNDIIDAARKLLIDRDFDEVSMDEIAREVGLGKSTLYLYFKNKESLYFAIVLRGIRIWDKMIKEEVEKGSTGLEKFIAYGNANREFSTKYPDYFRLLYSPSSIKKQFDMDKMNSSEEFQEVRGLFKEIMSVGIDSIQKGIDNGEIRPDVDPVEAAILLSVIFNGKVNMGDWAKEMLENRGIDEEKFTSDIGDLFLHMLRK from the coding sequence ATGTCACTTGCAAAATGGAAGGAAAGAGAAAGGGAGCAGCGTCAAAATGATATCATTGATGCTGCTAGAAAGCTGTTAATTGATAGGGACTTTGATGAAGTTTCTATGGATGAAATAGCAAGAGAAGTGGGGCTTGGTAAAAGTACGCTTTACCTTTATTTTAAAAATAAAGAATCGCTTTACTTTGCCATAGTCTTACGCGGAATCCGAATTTGGGATAAAATGATTAAAGAAGAGGTTGAAAAAGGAAGCACTGGTTTAGAAAAGTTTATAGCATATGGAAATGCAAATAGGGAGTTTTCTACTAAGTATCCGGATTACTTCAGGCTGCTGTACTCCCCTTCATCAATTAAAAAACAGTTTGATATGGACAAAATGAACAGCAGTGAAGAGTTCCAGGAAGTAAGAGGATTATTCAAGGAAATAATGTCTGTAGGAATAGATTCCATACAAAAAGGTATAGATAATGGTGAAATCAGGCCAGACGTGGATCCAGTGGAAGCTGCAATTCTCTTATCTGTGATCTTCAACGGTAAGGTGAATATGGGCGACTGGGCTAAAGAAATGCTCGAAAACAGGGGAATTGATGAGGAGAAATTTACCAGTGATATAGGTGATTTGTTTCTCCACATGTTAAGGAAATAA
- a CDS encoding DUF169 domain-containing protein: protein MDYNELGEKLNELLKLENEPVAIKWFVSEPRNVEKEEGKSRFCTKLVKAMDGKIFYSTLEEEECMGGARYSGLKDMREYPANVQSGAFMVPNGLYKNIPAVQRSRENETYLNPGIFSAIIFAPLNKADFEADVIFMLCSAKQGMEILHANAYDSGKHGIGTDAVPVCSSMAATPYMTGKVTYGFGDVAARKSMDINQEDIMVSIPGSDLSRIVSNLEEMRTKMFFREE, encoded by the coding sequence ATGGATTATAATGAATTGGGAGAAAAATTAAATGAACTTTTAAAATTGGAAAATGAACCGGTGGCTATAAAATGGTTTGTAAGTGAGCCGAGAAATGTTGAGAAAGAAGAAGGTAAATCAAGATTTTGTACAAAGCTTGTAAAAGCAATGGACGGCAAAATATTCTATTCTACTTTAGAAGAGGAAGAATGTATGGGCGGTGCAAGATATTCTGGACTTAAAGACATGCGAGAATACCCTGCAAATGTACAAAGCGGAGCATTTATGGTTCCAAATGGCCTGTATAAGAATATTCCAGCAGTGCAGCGTTCAAGGGAAAATGAAACTTACCTAAACCCTGGAATTTTCAGTGCAATTATTTTTGCTCCCCTTAATAAGGCTGACTTTGAAGCTGACGTGATATTCATGCTCTGCAGTGCAAAACAAGGAATGGAAATACTCCATGCAAATGCATACGATTCAGGAAAACATGGGATAGGCACCGACGCAGTTCCTGTATGCAGTTCAATGGCCGCAACCCCTTACATGACTGGAAAAGTCACTTACGGGTTCGGCGACGTTGCAGCAAGGAAAAGTATGGACATCAATCAGGAAGATATAATGGTCAGTATTCCTGGAAGCGATCTCTCACGTATAGTTTCTAATTTGGAGGAGATGAGGACTAAAATGTTCTTTAGGGAAGAATAA
- a CDS encoding hemolysin family protein has product MANTLLEISLILILVVLNGIFAMSEIAIISSRKFKLQKMVNEGSESAKTALELANSPNRFLSTIQVGITLIGILAGAYGGATIAEQIGAFFSSIGPLAPYSEAIGVVIVVLIITYLSLIIGELVPKRLGLNNPEKKAVKIAKPMKALSKVAMPIIYILSASTDFVLRVLRVKEAKEETITEDEIQLLIEEGTHEGTFEKAEQDMIKRVFSLDDLRVNALMKPRKDIIWLDIDDSEEELQKKIIESERAIFPVGKEDLDDFLGVVQVKELINPALRGEPIEIKKYLRKPLLVPESLYALELLKLFKKSGEHVHMAMVLDEYGGIEGLITLNDVLEAIVGDIPAIDEPDEPKAVKRKDDTWLIDGFLPVEKFKYLFNIGELPEEENNDYNTMGGFVMVYLGKIPEVAETFEWNRFKFEIVDMDGHHIDKILVTPPNKEDNPN; this is encoded by the coding sequence ATGGCGAATACATTATTGGAAATTTCTTTAATTCTTATTTTAGTTGTTTTAAACGGTATTTTTGCAATGTCAGAGATTGCAATTATATCATCCCGAAAATTTAAACTTCAAAAAATGGTAAATGAAGGCAGTGAAAGTGCTAAAACAGCTTTAGAACTTGCAAATTCTCCTAATCGTTTTCTTTCTACAATACAAGTAGGAATAACCCTTATAGGAATACTCGCAGGTGCTTATGGTGGTGCTACAATTGCCGAACAAATTGGGGCATTTTTCAGCTCCATAGGACCTCTTGCACCATACAGTGAGGCTATCGGCGTTGTTATTGTGGTGCTGATTATTACATACCTTTCTTTAATTATTGGGGAACTGGTTCCTAAAAGACTTGGATTAAATAATCCTGAAAAAAAAGCTGTTAAAATAGCAAAACCTATGAAAGCTTTATCCAAGGTTGCTATGCCCATTATTTATATTTTAAGCGCTTCTACAGACTTTGTGCTGCGTGTTTTGAGAGTAAAGGAAGCAAAGGAAGAAACTATTACTGAAGATGAGATTCAGCTTTTAATTGAGGAAGGAACTCATGAGGGGACATTTGAAAAAGCAGAACAGGATATGATAAAAAGAGTGTTTAGCTTAGACGATTTAAGAGTAAATGCCTTGATGAAACCTCGGAAGGACATAATATGGTTGGATATAGATGATTCTGAAGAAGAGTTGCAAAAAAAGATAATTGAAAGTGAAAGGGCAATATTTCCTGTTGGAAAAGAAGATCTGGATGACTTTTTAGGAGTTGTTCAGGTCAAAGAATTAATTAACCCTGCACTTAGAGGCGAACCTATTGAAATAAAGAAGTATTTGAGAAAACCTCTTCTCGTGCCTGAGAGTTTGTATGCTTTAGAGCTTTTAAAATTATTTAAAAAATCTGGAGAACATGTACATATGGCAATGGTTTTGGATGAATATGGGGGTATAGAGGGGCTTATTACACTTAATGATGTTCTTGAAGCCATAGTTGGTGATATCCCTGCAATAGATGAGCCAGATGAACCTAAAGCTGTGAAACGTAAAGATGATACCTGGTTAATAGATGGTTTTTTACCAGTTGAAAAATTCAAATATTTATTTAATATTGGTGAGTTACCTGAAGAAGAGAACAACGATTACAATACTATGGGTGGTTTTGTAATGGTTTATTTGGGTAAAATCCCTGAAGTAGCAGAAACTTTTGAGTGGAATAGGTTTAAATTTGAGATTGTTGATATGGATGGCCATCACATAGATAAAATTTTAGTGACACCTCCAAATAAAGAAGATAATCCTAATTAA
- the dapB gene encoding 4-hydroxy-tetrahydrodipicolinate reductase, which yields MIKVAVTGAGGRISSKIIKAILEQEDMELAVAIGSPDTPLEGKDAGEVTGVGNIGVPVNGAQKLVDVLKETKADVLVDFTIADAAVETIKTSAECGVNVVVGTTGFSDEQMSSIKESIEENKIKAVISPNMAVGVNVFFKIIKDLSKILNEDYDIEIIEAHHKHKADAPSGTAVKAYEIMAEALGRNKDENCVHGRHGMVGERGEGEIGLHAVRGGDIVGDHTVLFAGEGERIEVVHRAHSRQAFVTGVIKAVRYVVGASKEISDMGDVLGIK from the coding sequence ATGATTAAAGTAGCTGTAACAGGTGCAGGCGGGAGAATAAGTTCTAAAATAATTAAAGCTATACTTGAACAGGAAGATATGGAACTGGCGGTAGCTATAGGGTCGCCAGATACTCCACTTGAAGGAAAGGATGCAGGTGAAGTAACAGGTGTGGGAAATATTGGCGTTCCAGTAAATGGTGCGCAAAAACTTGTCGATGTTTTAAAGGAAACGAAAGCAGATGTACTTGTTGATTTTACTATAGCAGACGCAGCTGTGGAGACAATTAAAACTTCAGCAGAATGTGGAGTTAATGTAGTTGTAGGTACAACTGGATTTTCAGATGAACAGATGTCATCGATAAAAGAATCTATCGAAGAAAATAAGATAAAAGCAGTTATTTCTCCAAATATGGCTGTAGGTGTGAATGTGTTCTTTAAAATCATCAAAGATCTTTCCAAAATCTTAAATGAGGATTATGATATCGAAATAATAGAAGCTCACCACAAGCATAAAGCAGATGCACCTTCAGGGACCGCTGTTAAAGCCTATGAAATTATGGCTGAGGCACTTGGAAGAAATAAAGATGAAAACTGTGTACATGGCAGACATGGAATGGTAGGCGAACGAGGAGAAGGAGAAATAGGGTTACATGCCGTCCGCGGTGGAGATATCGTTGGAGACCATACCGTGCTTTTTGCAGGTGAAGGGGAGCGGATTGAAGTTGTCCACAGGGCACACAGCAGGCAGGCATTCGTAACTGGAGTGATTAAAGCAGTGCGCTATGTTGTTGGGGCTTCAAAGGAAATTAGTGATATGGGGGATGTTTTAGGTATAAAATGA
- a CDS encoding alpha/beta hydrolase: protein MEITEYYPFKSEEAKEKYLRMYNEKLNEWPIPSESKMIDTSYGQTFVQISGPSDGPPLVLLTGLGGNSLSWMPQIKELSQQFRTYAVDNISDIGLSVSIRTVNGPDDFTAWLDELFTAIGLENNINLMGASYGAWLTAEYALVHPERLHNMVMVMPAIVQPMSPEFLAKMAQILSDIEGANNLISWLYEDFLQKDEANREKIEVIMEEQKIAASYFEIKPAIQPRVFENEELQGIQVPALFVVGENEKTYSAHEAVKRLNSVAPQINIELVPNAGHDLMHVQEELVIGKVLEFLSG, encoded by the coding sequence ATGGAAATTACAGAATATTACCCCTTTAAATCTGAAGAAGCAAAAGAAAAGTATCTTAGGATGTATAATGAGAAATTGAATGAATGGCCGATACCTTCAGAGTCTAAAATGATTGACACTTCGTATGGTCAGACATTTGTGCAAATTAGTGGGCCATCTGATGGACCGCCTCTGGTGTTGCTAACTGGATTGGGCGGGAATTCATTATCTTGGATGCCGCAAATTAAAGAATTATCCCAACAGTTCAGGACATATGCAGTGGATAATATCAGTGATATTGGGTTGAGTGTATCTATAAGAACTGTTAATGGTCCTGATGATTTTACAGCATGGTTGGATGAGTTATTCACAGCCATTGGACTGGAAAACAATATTAATTTAATGGGTGCATCATATGGGGCATGGTTGACAGCTGAATACGCATTAGTTCATCCTGAAAGGCTGCACAATATGGTAATGGTAATGCCGGCTATAGTACAACCAATGTCTCCAGAATTTTTGGCTAAAATGGCCCAAATACTATCGGACATTGAAGGTGCAAATAATTTAATTTCATGGTTATATGAGGACTTTTTACAGAAAGATGAAGCTAATCGGGAAAAAATTGAGGTAATAATGGAAGAACAAAAGATTGCAGCGTCTTATTTCGAAATAAAACCTGCTATTCAACCTAGAGTTTTTGAGAATGAAGAATTGCAAGGTATCCAAGTGCCTGCATTATTTGTTGTTGGTGAGAATGAGAAGACATATTCTGCTCATGAGGCCGTAAAACGTCTTAATTCAGTTGCCCCTCAGATCAATATTGAACTTGTTCCAAATGCAGGGCATGATTTGATGCATGTGCAAGAGGAACTGGTGATTGGAAAAGTTTTGGAGTTTTTAAGTGGATAA